The sequence GTCAACCCTGGTGAGTGAGTGTTTTGACCGACTTCCGGGTGCTCATGTGATTCTTTTTTGCAGGACTGGAGGTATGATAATttgttttacatacatttttcgaATAATAGCAGGCTAGCTATCTATATTGGCATTGATGAATTTATTTAATGTAGATTGATTAACATAACAAGCCAAATAGTTACATTTGATAACATGATTAAACAGGGGGCGCATTTCGATGGTTATCATCTTGCACAAAAAATATTATTTGGGCTAGTGACCAAATTTGGGGGGAGGCACATTCCGATGGGCAGCCAGGCATCATCTGATGATGCAAAAGTTCCATCAAACAATGCATACCATCAGAACATGCTTCACTGTTCCATTAAACTATGCCTCTCcataaaatattatattttctACTGTAGGCCTTCACAATTATCTTGTGTATTTAGGTGGTGTGGAATGGCAAGTGACACATACCAGATAGTAGTGCAAGGCGAGGCGTCAGAGACTGACTCAGATGATGAGGTATACATCACTTCCCTCTCTCCACATTCAACTGCCGGAGGGCAAAAGGTACCAGGGGAAGCATCTGAGACTGACAGCGAGGGGGAGGTTGAGAAAGTACGGAAATGTGTCATTCCTGCAAGCTCTGAAAACCCACAAATATTACACAAGGACTTAACTCGCTTGCTTGTGATCAGAGATAACCCTGACATTCAGTCCGTGGTAGAGGAGTTGGTTGTGTCTAGGCCTGAACACAGTGGGCTCTACTACAACACTTTACTTCAGCAGAAATTACAGGAGAGCAATGCACGTCTGTGCACGGATGTGTCCCAGACCATCAAACAGGTGTATGGTAATGCCACAAAGGAGATCCGCATGGCCACGACCCACCTGAACAGCTCCCAGAACGGCATCATCAACGCCTCCCACAGCATCCGACTCATTCTGGAGGACCTCAAGTCCGTCTCAGAGAAAATGGACATTATCACCAGCTGTTATCTGCTCCCCGATATtaccatcccctcctctcccactaCCCCTATTCTCGGACAGTGATGTTCCTCATTCATTGTTTCATATGTATTATGTAGGCTAAACAATGGGGTATCGTTATTTGTAAAAGGCACTTGCATTAGGTGAATAAATGTTGCATGCCATTAAACTATTACTGCTCCAAGGATGCTTATTGCTCTCGAACATACGTTAAATTATTTAGCTCTTCACAACCACATGAGATGTCTTGTCAATCACTGTCTTTTCCACTGCACCAAACCTTGTGTAGGCCTAGTGCACAGCCCACTCTTGTGGTGTCAGCAAGGCACTGCAAGGGATGCGACCGCTGTGGTCATTTTTGCGTAGGCCTAGAGTTGAAGAAACAGAATCCccatttactaactaaataatgaCAACATTGAATTCTAGGTTGTTATCATTGTGCGTTGCTGTATTCACATGTCAGTCATTGAACTGCAATAGGCCTCTACTTTAGAGAACATTTTAAGGAACAGTTTAAAACAATTTAAGATACAGTGTAATCCTTCCAAAGATATAAAAAGTGTTACAAAATTGAATACTTTTTTTATCCAATGGGATTCCGGAGGGTTTGATTAGCCATTATTTTTGCAGTCACTGACATGTCGGGTGAGACTGAGCATTTGGCATGGCACCCAGGAAGTGCGAACTGAAAGTGATCCATTCTCCCAAGGTCATCTGAAGGGCATGTCTGATCTcactagggctgggcggtataccgtattttactatataccggtttgggtttttactttaccttctataacggtattttaatgtttggtttgttaaatgtgatacgccgtgtgtaacgtccatttttatagtttactccgctacttgagtcatccctccactctctctctttccatgccgctttccacacagacctagttccaccccctgtcactcaaggagctcatttgttgttgcttgaccacgagacactttcgctcagtctgcatggtcaatgcagcacatgcaacaatgttgatgacaatgatGTTGTTTCCACTTTGATCTTAATAAAATCCACAtgcgttctataattacaatattagtttgtgtttcttacatctgaaAACAGCTAGTTagtattttcttagcaagttaagcTAAATCGTGTTTgccactaatgctaatcgctagttagctgggTAGTctgagcaaacgtagctagctagatCTCACTGCTGCTCCAATAAACTAGAGATGCTCCATTGAGTTGACTCCCTGTCAGCAGCTGTTGGTATTTCATTGGCCGGTTCAACTTTTCCATCTAGAGAACAATGATGTGACACGGTGATATATACACTcactggccagtttattaggtacacccatctagtaccgggtcggaccccACTTTGCCTCAAGAAAAGACAGAAGTTTTCGGGGAATGGAAACGTTGCTtagttggtatcaagggaccaaATGTGTGCCATAAAAACAtttcccacaccattacaccaccgccaccagcctgtagcGTTGACACTTGGCAGGATGGGgtcatggactcatgctgctgatgccaaatcctgactgccatcagcatgacgcaacaggaactgggattTGTTGGTCCAGgctgtttttccactcctcaattgtccagtgttggtgatggcgtCCTCACTGGAGatacttcttgtttttagctgataggagtttGAAACCGGTGTGGttatctgctgcaatagcccctCCGTGACAAGGAATggcgagttgtgcgttccgagatttcgttctgcacaccactgttataCTTCGCCGTtatttgtggcccgcctgttagcttgcacgattcttgccattctccttcgacctctctcttCAACGAGCtgtttcgcccacaggactgccacaatttttgtttgtcgcaccattatcggtaaaccctagacattgTTGTGCGTAAAAAGCCCAGTAGGGcgtccgtttctgagatactgggtCCGGTGCGCTTGGCATCGACGATCATTCCACGCTTAAAGTTGCTTAGGCCTTTCTAACAGTATCTGAATGCCTCGATACCTGTcagcctgctttatatagcaagccacggccacatgactcactgtctgtaggaacgatgtacctaataaactggcaggTGAGTGTATTTTGAATGGTGCCATTGGACATGGTTGGTCGTCATTCTAATGGGCACCGGGGGTTAATGGAAAAGGTTATGGCGTGTGGGAAGTTACACCATTTGTGATTTCTCGCAAGGGACTGTACCGCTTGCAGTCTGCTGCTATGAACACCACGCTTGTGAGCTGAGCGCTATTAGCACACATCGCTCCTGAAACAGAATGTTTTCAAGGTCACTGACTTGCCATTTTTGCATGTTAACAAGTACACAATAGCAGCAGACTGAGGGAAACTGTCAAACAATTATTTTACGGGTGCATTGGGTTCTGTTGTGACTCATTAGTCTGATTCAAAATTCATTTTATACACTGATGGACTTAGCTAAATGAGTTATATAAATACCATAATAATGATCTATGCATGACACTGTATACTGACCTCCATGATATACTAGCCTATATCATAAAATAATTCTAACAGCACAAAGATTCTTATTTTTAACGTACCTCTTTGCAGATGTCCTCTGTGCTCATACTGATTACTGTTCCAATCCGCAGATGGCTTTGACTTGGCCCTGTCTCTCAGGCTGGCTCCTGCTCTAACCCAAGCCAGTTTTACTTTAATGGATTGGTCCAGGTTGACTGTACACAGTCTGAACTGATCAACACTGGAAGTCTACCTTAAGGAACCTTTCAGTCTCCAGATGATCTCTGAGCATGTGGGGCTCCAGACTGGTCTCACTGAACACCTCCCATAAGGTCTTGACCTGGATGATATCACCATCAGCGTCATCAGTGTCATCAGTGTCACCCCTCTGCTGGTGGTCCTCTGAGCATTGCAGGATCCAGCTCAGGCAGCAGGGCCAAAGGTTGGCCATCTCCACCCAGGCAGCAAGGTCTTTAGCTTTGGAGAGGCCCATGTAATTCATTGCACCCATGACGATGACTGTCACCCCTACAGTGTTTATTATCCTTCTCATATGCACATGGTTTGCCATAAGATAAACACGAAGAGGGTTGCATTTGGTATACATGGCGTGTAATGCCTCAATTGTTAGCACCTTGACTTTCTTGGCCCAGATCTCCCAACGGACGCCTTTTTCTAATGTCTCTGTCTCGCTTTGACCCTTTCCAATGAACGGCACAAGATTGTCATCAAGCCTGCCTTTTTCAAATGCAGAGAACTTCCCAGCTCTGTGTTTTCCTCTCTTAATAACTTTCCACCTGTCAGACTCTAGATGGCTGTCAGTGAAGGTTTTAAAGCTCTGCATTTGGAGTCAGGGGACATCTCAGGCACTGAGAAAGGCAGGGTGACCATCCTGTTTAGAAAGTCGTATGCGGCCTCTCGAGTGgcacagcgttctaaggcactgcatctcagtactacagacccgggttcgaacccaggctgtgtcacaaagcCCCACCGGccatgactgggagtcccatagggtgacgcacaattggcccagcgtcgtccggattagcggagggtttggccggtggggctttacttggctcatcgcgctctagcgactccttgtggtgggctgggcgcctgcaggctgactttggtcgtcagttgaacagtgtttcctccgacacatcgatgcagctggcttctgggttaagcgggcaggtgttaaggagtgcggtttggcgggtcatgttttggaggatgcatgactcgaccttcgcctcttccgAGCCCGTTGggtagttgcagcgatgagacaagattgtaattgaAATTAGGAGAAAAAGGGagtaaaatacaaaaacattttATAATAACTGTACCGACTGGATGTCAGCCCACCACCAGTCTGGGGTCCACAGCTAGGATGGACACAAATGGGACATTTTCCCCTGTCAGCAGAACGTTCGTAGCCTCCAGGGTGCGGATCACCCTGTCTGGGCCGCAGCGGTCCAGGTGGGTGATCTCCAGCACCACACGGATCCTCCTCCCCTCGAACACCTCCATGAAGTGGATGAAGTCCACCATAACACCCACCTCCTCCCTCACCTTGTTCATGAAGCCCATCTGGTCGCTGACGGCCGAGCTGTTCATCTGGTGCTGGATA comes from Salvelinus alpinus chromosome 21, SLU_Salpinus.1, whole genome shotgun sequence and encodes:
- the LOC139547733 gene encoding biogenesis of lysosome-related organelles complex 1 subunit 3-like: MASDTYQIVVQGEASETDSDDEVYITSLSPHSTAGGQKVPGEASETDSEGEVEKVRKCVIPASSENPQILHKDLTRLLVIRDNPDIQSVVEELVVSRPEHSGLYYNTLLQQKLQESNARLCTDVSQTIKQVYGNATKEIRMATTHLNSSQNGIINASHSIRLILEDLKSVSEKMDIITSCYLLPDITIPSSPTTPILGQ